In Fibrobacter sp. UWB15, the following proteins share a genomic window:
- a CDS encoding DUF5906 domain-containing protein: protein MFYADQKLNDNAAKASVERFGVTMHDIGVLYRKQMRGASWEDNKKIVPVVSPLFSRSYQWNGLDNKLFSCFKCAINPTDGSPLVIVQAPNNRMYPMPSGGTVRMELARLSALCASIKVNETQSLKDCIDADFQEACAESTRKAAELTDSDQFAEWCVGHLPTTMLTHETLNLVIAVEQNEVCKVSKPIGAFFGRQSDYVDPLRFVVEHPDVIASNPANMVPMPVVYSNDPNVPALNYLDLDAIVSDSPCPTWEFWLKRFTDDEAKVFMAYVWSIFDADNKGRQALYIYDKDGFSGKSVVLNAIFNGLGEKLCVALQKDSLCNQFALAKVYDKRFITIDDNKNCYLFKGEKPHMILGGGMAEIELKGRNSFSTRLCCRIIACGNVMLSIDTHALHETSRVIVIKPKMTDEIIQQIAAKDANGNVIRDASGRPKLVGDSSFGDRLKEEFSGFLFKCRDVYAELCPTRASIIVPDSILEHNDEMSDEHEDVYDSLMEYFDVGAEFRCSPTELMEFVTSRLRNGIGERLGCTFNGFLTYLMKRYQITKKTVRIGKATPKMYVGIGIKANQPKLYNIEDSLLVIGGDMGT from the coding sequence TTGTTTTATGCCGACCAGAAGTTGAACGATAACGCTGCCAAGGCGAGTGTTGAACGCTTCGGCGTGACAATGCATGATATCGGGGTGCTATACCGAAAGCAGATGCGCGGGGCTAGCTGGGAAGATAATAAGAAGATTGTCCCAGTCGTCTCGCCATTGTTCAGTCGAAGCTATCAGTGGAATGGGCTCGACAATAAGCTGTTCTCATGCTTCAAGTGTGCCATCAATCCGACCGACGGTTCGCCGTTGGTGATAGTGCAAGCTCCAAACAATCGCATGTATCCGATGCCGTCTGGTGGCACTGTTCGAATGGAACTGGCTCGGTTGTCGGCGCTGTGTGCGTCAATCAAGGTGAACGAGACGCAATCGTTAAAGGATTGTATTGACGCTGATTTTCAAGAGGCTTGTGCCGAATCCACGCGTAAGGCGGCTGAATTGACCGATTCTGACCAGTTCGCGGAATGGTGTGTTGGACATCTTCCTACGACTATGCTGACCCATGAGACACTTAATCTGGTCATTGCCGTCGAGCAGAATGAGGTTTGCAAGGTGTCGAAGCCGATTGGAGCGTTCTTTGGTCGCCAAAGTGATTATGTAGACCCGCTGCGTTTCGTTGTCGAGCATCCAGATGTCATAGCGTCGAATCCGGCGAACATGGTTCCGATGCCAGTCGTCTACAGCAATGACCCGAATGTCCCTGCCTTGAATTACTTGGACCTCGACGCGATTGTAAGTGATTCGCCGTGTCCTACATGGGAGTTCTGGCTGAAACGCTTTACTGATGATGAGGCCAAGGTGTTTATGGCGTACGTGTGGTCAATCTTCGATGCCGATAACAAAGGTCGTCAAGCGTTGTATATCTATGACAAGGACGGTTTCAGTGGCAAGTCCGTGGTCCTTAACGCCATATTTAATGGACTTGGCGAGAAACTGTGTGTCGCTTTGCAGAAGGATAGTCTCTGCAACCAGTTCGCCTTGGCAAAGGTATACGACAAAAGGTTTATTACGATAGACGACAATAAGAATTGTTATTTGTTTAAGGGCGAGAAACCGCACATGATCTTGGGTGGCGGCATGGCCGAAATCGAGTTGAAGGGGCGCAATTCGTTCTCGACGAGGCTCTGTTGCCGTATAATCGCTTGCGGTAACGTCATGTTGTCCATTGACACGCACGCTCTGCATGAAACCAGTCGTGTTATTGTGATAAAGCCCAAGATGACTGATGAAATCATACAGCAGATTGCTGCGAAGGATGCTAATGGCAATGTAATCCGCGACGCCTCTGGCCGACCGAAACTCGTTGGGGACAGTTCCTTCGGTGATAGGCTTAAAGAGGAGTTCAGCGGATTCTTGTTCAAGTGCCGTGACGTCTACGCAGAGCTTTGTCCGACACGAGCTAGTATCATTGTGCCGGATTCCATCTTGGAACATAACGATGAGATGAGCGACGAACACGAAGACGTGTATGATTCGTTGATGGAATACTTCGACGTCGGCGCCGAATTTAGGTGTTCTCCAACGGAGCTGATGGAATTCGTTACGAGTCGGTTACGGAACGGCATCGGCGAGCGCCTTGGCTGTACGTTCAATGGCTTCTTGACATATCTGATGAAACGGTATCAGATAACCAAGAAGACCGTACGGATAGGGAAGGCGACTCCGAAGATGTATGTCGGTATCGGCATCAAGGCGAATCAGCCTAAGCTCTATAACATTGAAGATTCACTTCTGGTGATAGGGGGTGACATGGGAACCTAG